In Candidatus Nitronauta litoralis, one DNA window encodes the following:
- a CDS encoding DUF58 domain-containing protein: MQTKNDQEKRSENPGSLFSSNPGSIRTRLTGPGWGFFLMMVCGFLMSVNFSNNLIFAMTFLLSGIALVGCWQTYWNVSGLNLEPWRCEPVFAGHDIRYQCGIENKSQRERFGLFICADSTKEIPEIEISKHDRAEVKRCTQNRGLKPPVPVGLQSRFPLGLFRSRLSLNNLPGCLVYPAPHGEEPLPQSFEKELAHLGRESDNFAEMRRYAPGDPLSRVSWKAWARTDELYTKEFDGAEGHPALWLRLDQVRAPGLENKISQLCRWILDAHGQNREYGLELPGVRISPGNDENHKRLCLKTLALFGEE; the protein is encoded by the coding sequence ATGCAAACAAAGAACGACCAAGAAAAGCGAAGCGAGAACCCCGGAAGTTTATTTTCGAGTAATCCCGGTTCAATCAGGACCAGGCTCACCGGCCCCGGATGGGGATTTTTCCTGATGATGGTGTGCGGTTTTTTAATGTCTGTCAACTTCAGCAACAACCTGATTTTTGCCATGACTTTTCTATTGTCTGGAATTGCCCTCGTTGGCTGCTGGCAAACCTACTGGAATGTCTCAGGTTTAAACCTGGAGCCCTGGAGGTGTGAACCGGTTTTCGCCGGCCACGATATCCGTTATCAATGCGGCATTGAAAACAAATCACAACGAGAACGCTTTGGCCTTTTTATCTGTGCCGACAGCACAAAAGAAATTCCTGAAATCGAAATCAGCAAACATGATCGGGCAGAGGTTAAACGATGCACCCAGAACCGCGGATTGAAACCACCCGTTCCTGTTGGATTGCAAAGCCGATTCCCTCTTGGGTTATTTCGCTCCCGACTTTCCTTAAATAACCTGCCGGGATGTCTGGTCTATCCTGCACCTCATGGTGAAGAACCATTGCCGCAGTCATTCGAAAAGGAACTGGCACATCTTGGTCGGGAGTCCGACAACTTTGCGGAAATGCGACGCTATGCACCCGGGGATCCACTTTCCAGAGTTTCATGGAAGGCCTGGGCTCGCACGGATGAGCTCTACACAAAAGAATTTGATGGGGCCGAAGGCCATCCTGCCCTTTGGCTTCGCCTGGATCAGGTCCGGGCTCCGGGTTTGGAAAACAAGATTTCGCAGTTGTGCCGATGGATTCTGGATGCGCATGGCCAGAACCGGGAATACGGATTGGAATTGCCTGGCGTTCGGATTTCTCCTGGAAACGACGAGAATCACAAACGGCTCTGCTTGAAAACCCTTGCTCTTTTTGGGGAAGAATAA
- a CDS encoding DUF3488 domain-containing transglutaminase family protein, protein MGHENKFTEPLACERWVLLTLVLSGMPSLVHLPGWVAIIVVIGGALHFAGHWRNGWQGRTINSLLLVATALGIHFSFDSWFSGDSILSFYIAVVFLKWGESRSNRDYLLLVFASVILAAVGALYWETLLSLLHMFVVILALTASLIAINAGRMSLSLPIVLRLTGQLYFKALPVMVLLFLTFPRIQGPLWDIGLAFGLPVKAMLEKGPNDFGKATVLKPGGIHRVSQDNGNVLVAEFKGAVPFKNRLYWRGPVFWNYDGESWHLPENWDNRSRLLKRAIRKKADLEREMRWSRNPVRYTLRVMPNGGRWLYGLEVPAAPAPESFISDEYQLLSIRKIDDHEPKLEMRSFLDYGIGEQLTDEQRKLGLAWPKKTNPRLLQMGKDLRDKFKEPEEVLQQALQYLAKEKFKFAPGHPTTPGPESLDHFFFKDKAGGAETLAGSFVLLMRAAGIPARLVSGYRGGTIIALTNFVIVKQADAHAWVEVWLDDKGWQRVEPKDIVLPPEKDDSKKEEVKPEVTPAVQLKKDESFNEDSSISKSSKGSTENRESSGWKQPDWTQLMGGLQKWVIQYNPDRQVELLKGVGVKKTDWLGLLLSTLAGVLVLFGMYLLVWWWKTKKNVDPVLKAYAGFCDQLAKKGYERKAFECPRDFSLRLGLECPEYAAGATDITERYIEIRYGQENSKDAVLLLEKQVKRFTSMI, encoded by the coding sequence ATGGGACATGAAAATAAATTCACTGAGCCTCTGGCATGCGAACGATGGGTCCTGCTGACACTCGTGTTGTCAGGGATGCCGTCACTGGTTCACCTGCCTGGGTGGGTAGCAATAATCGTCGTTATTGGCGGGGCGCTGCACTTCGCCGGGCATTGGCGAAACGGATGGCAAGGTCGAACAATCAATTCCCTGTTGCTAGTAGCAACAGCATTGGGAATTCATTTCAGTTTTGATAGCTGGTTCAGTGGAGATTCGATTCTGAGTTTTTACATTGCCGTCGTGTTTCTTAAATGGGGAGAATCCCGTTCAAACAGGGACTACCTGTTGCTTGTGTTCGCGTCGGTAATACTTGCAGCAGTCGGAGCGCTTTATTGGGAAACGCTGTTAAGCCTGTTGCACATGTTTGTTGTGATACTTGCTTTGACGGCCAGCCTTATTGCTATCAACGCGGGCAGGATGTCGTTGTCTTTACCAATTGTCCTGCGGCTTACCGGGCAACTTTATTTCAAGGCTTTACCGGTCATGGTGCTGCTGTTTCTTACGTTCCCCAGAATTCAGGGACCCTTGTGGGACATCGGGCTTGCTTTTGGTCTGCCAGTAAAAGCGATGCTGGAAAAAGGCCCGAATGATTTTGGCAAAGCAACAGTTCTGAAACCGGGTGGAATTCACAGGGTGAGTCAAGATAACGGCAATGTGCTGGTGGCTGAATTCAAGGGCGCTGTCCCATTTAAAAATCGGCTGTATTGGCGAGGGCCAGTGTTCTGGAACTACGACGGTGAAAGCTGGCATCTTCCGGAAAACTGGGACAACCGCAGTCGGTTACTTAAACGGGCTATCCGCAAGAAGGCAGATTTAGAACGGGAAATGCGGTGGTCTCGGAATCCGGTTCGATACACATTGCGGGTGATGCCCAATGGAGGAAGATGGCTGTATGGCCTGGAAGTACCAGCCGCACCTGCACCGGAATCATTTATTTCGGATGAATATCAACTATTGAGCATCCGAAAAATTGACGACCATGAACCAAAACTGGAAATGCGTTCCTTTTTGGATTACGGCATTGGAGAGCAGTTAACAGATGAACAACGCAAACTTGGCCTCGCATGGCCGAAGAAGACAAACCCACGGTTACTTCAAATGGGAAAGGACTTGCGAGACAAATTCAAGGAACCGGAGGAAGTCTTGCAGCAGGCACTCCAATATCTGGCGAAAGAAAAATTCAAGTTCGCCCCAGGACATCCAACAACTCCCGGTCCGGAATCTCTGGATCATTTCTTTTTTAAAGATAAGGCCGGAGGTGCGGAGACACTAGCCGGAAGTTTTGTATTGCTGATGCGTGCAGCTGGAATACCCGCACGGTTGGTGAGTGGCTATCGAGGTGGCACCATTATAGCCTTGACCAACTTCGTCATCGTCAAACAAGCAGATGCCCACGCCTGGGTAGAAGTCTGGCTGGATGATAAGGGGTGGCAGCGTGTAGAACCAAAAGACATTGTGCTGCCGCCAGAAAAAGATGATTCAAAAAAAGAAGAAGTCAAACCGGAAGTAACGCCGGCTGTCCAATTAAAAAAGGATGAGAGTTTTAACGAGGATTCATCCATTTCGAAATCGAGCAAAGGCTCAACAGAAAACAGGGAAAGCAGCGGTTGGAAACAACCCGACTGGACTCAGCTGATGGGTGGTCTGCAAAAGTGGGTCATTCAATACAACCCGGACAGACAGGTCGAATTGCTCAAGGGTGTCGGGGTAAAAAAGACAGACTGGCTTGGGCTGCTTTTAAGCACCCTCGCTGGTGTGCTGGTTTTATTTGGAATGTACCTTCTGGTCTGGTGGTGGAAAACAAAGAAGAACGTTGACCCCGTTCTGAAAGCTTATGCCGGGTTTTGCGATCAACTGGCTAAAAAAGGTTATGAAAGAAAAGCATTCGAATGTCCCCGTGATTTTTCCCTCCGACTTGGGTTGGAGTGTCCGGAATATGCAGCAGGGGCCACCGACATAACGGAACGTTATATCGAAATTCGTTACGGTCAGGAGAATTCAAAAGACGCCGTTCTCCTGCTTGAAAAACAAGTCAAAAGATTCACTTCAATGATTTGA
- a CDS encoding FTR1 family iron permease, translated as MLGLFILLASIPAKADQPEPGKNYRIVVEKIIKSGDALMENYSPQNSAVTGNGYSRLYFDVFESSGMEFNLGLQDDSLKQKIEFSFSQMINLSMNGEDPQVIRSTWDQLKEDLDLAVKRYAADDEPKGFWGLALQSFLILTREGMEAILVVAALVAYLRRSGNGEKVPVIWKGVGLALAASVATAWAFNSLIEVSGKNRESLEGFTLLLAAAMLLYVSYWLYSKSGSDRWQVFIKGQMDKALSGGSLFALGAVSFLAVYREGAETILFYQALVSGTTSDLNAIWVGVGLAALTLAVIYYFVRVASIRLPISLFFSFTAFLLFLMALVFTGQGLLELQISGLVSSTPLTGWPQVDSLGLYPTLETLSGQLVMLGLFVAGLCWMKVNKKSSIALMKKLLANESK; from the coding sequence TTGTTGGGCCTTTTCATTTTGCTGGCTTCTATTCCAGCAAAAGCGGACCAGCCTGAACCGGGAAAAAACTACCGCATTGTAGTGGAGAAAATCATTAAGAGCGGAGATGCGTTGATGGAAAATTATTCCCCTCAAAATTCGGCGGTGACAGGTAATGGATATTCACGGCTATATTTCGATGTGTTTGAAAGCAGTGGAATGGAATTCAACCTGGGTTTACAGGACGATTCTTTGAAACAAAAAATCGAATTCAGCTTCAGCCAGATGATCAATCTCAGCATGAATGGAGAAGATCCGCAGGTGATCCGTAGCACTTGGGATCAGCTAAAGGAGGACCTGGATCTTGCGGTTAAACGCTACGCCGCAGACGATGAACCAAAAGGGTTCTGGGGGTTGGCTCTGCAGTCATTCTTGATACTGACTCGCGAAGGCATGGAAGCCATCCTTGTAGTTGCCGCTCTGGTAGCTTATTTGCGGCGCTCTGGAAACGGGGAAAAAGTTCCGGTGATCTGGAAAGGAGTGGGGCTTGCATTGGCGGCCAGCGTAGCCACGGCCTGGGCATTCAACAGCCTGATTGAAGTGAGCGGGAAAAATCGGGAATCTTTGGAAGGATTCACCCTCCTCCTTGCCGCTGCAATGCTTCTTTATGTCAGCTACTGGCTTTATTCAAAAAGCGGATCCGATCGCTGGCAGGTTTTTATTAAAGGGCAAATGGACAAAGCCTTAAGTGGTGGAAGCCTGTTCGCCCTGGGGGCTGTTTCGTTCCTTGCTGTTTACAGGGAGGGAGCGGAAACGATTCTTTTTTATCAGGCTTTAGTAAGTGGCACCACCAGTGATTTAAATGCCATCTGGGTCGGTGTTGGGTTAGCGGCTTTGACCCTGGCGGTTATTTATTATTTTGTCCGGGTGGCTTCCATTCGTCTTCCAATAAGTCTGTTTTTTTCTTTTACTGCATTCCTCCTGTTTCTCATGGCCCTGGTGTTCACGGGTCAGGGGTTGCTCGAGCTTCAGATCAGTGGTCTGGTTTCGTCTACACCCTTAACCGGTTGGCCTCAAGTGGATTCGCTGGGGCTGTATCCCACACTGGAAACTCTATCAGGGCAATTGGTTATGCTCGGGCTGTTTGTGGCTGGATTATGCTGGATGAAAGTGAATAAAAAATCTTCAATTGCCTTAATGAAAAAGTTGTTAGCAAATGAAAGCAAGTGA
- a CDS encoding AAA domain-containing protein: MEEKVKPLNAVPEKITGLLPPLFDQLDSVILGKSRQLRLAMACLLAKGHLLIEDVPGLGKTVLAHSLGKALGLEYKRVQFTSDLLPGDIIGVSIYDRNSSRFQFNEGPIFTNLLLADEINRATPKTQSALLEGMEEKQVSVEGNTRTLSDPFFVIATQNPSEQQGTFPLPESQLDRFLMRIEMGYPDRDAEIELFRGEDRREMLEGLSAMVDKSQLLAMQKQVDEVHVAAPIFDYIYRILYFTRQSGLFQNGLSTRAGLGLLRASRAWALVNGENKLLPGDVQAVLPSVAGHRLQPVGGNMTPDQIGERIIESISVE, encoded by the coding sequence ATGGAAGAAAAAGTGAAACCGCTAAATGCAGTCCCTGAAAAAATAACAGGATTGTTGCCCCCTCTGTTTGACCAGTTGGATTCTGTAATCCTCGGTAAGTCTCGGCAGCTTCGTCTTGCCATGGCGTGCCTGCTGGCCAAGGGACACCTTCTGATCGAAGATGTTCCGGGCCTGGGTAAAACAGTCCTGGCCCATTCGCTGGGAAAAGCTCTGGGGCTTGAATACAAACGAGTCCAATTCACCAGTGATCTTTTGCCAGGAGACATCATTGGGGTTTCGATTTATGACCGTAATAGCTCCCGGTTTCAATTTAACGAAGGACCTATTTTTACCAATTTGTTACTGGCTGATGAAATCAACAGAGCAACTCCCAAAACCCAGAGTGCTTTACTGGAAGGTATGGAAGAAAAACAGGTGAGCGTCGAAGGAAACACGCGTACGTTATCCGATCCATTTTTTGTCATCGCAACCCAAAACCCTTCCGAACAGCAAGGAACCTTTCCACTTCCCGAATCCCAGTTAGATCGATTTTTGATGCGAATTGAAATGGGGTATCCCGACCGTGACGCAGAGATTGAACTGTTTCGCGGCGAAGACCGTCGTGAAATGCTTGAGGGGCTTTCTGCCATGGTCGATAAGTCGCAGTTGCTGGCGATGCAAAAACAGGTGGATGAAGTGCATGTAGCAGCCCCAATTTTTGACTACATCTACCGTATTTTATATTTCACCCGTCAATCCGGACTATTTCAAAACGGGCTGTCAACCCGGGCGGGATTGGGCCTTCTTCGTGCGTCCCGTGCCTGGGCATTAGTAAATGGTGAGAACAAATTACTGCCGGGCGACGTTCAGGCTGTACTTCCCTCAGTGGCAGGGCATCGATTGCAACCGGTAGGTGGAAATATGACGCCCGACCAGATTGGTGAAAGGATTATTGAGTCCATTTCAGTCGAATAA